The sequence TCATGATGACGAGGAAGTCCGCGTAGTCGACGCGTCCCCGGACATCGATGACCTCGCAGTTGAGCGCCTTTTTCTCGAGGCCCGCCGCCACGATGTCAAGCGCCAGTTGACGCGCAGCGCTCGGCGTTTCCGGAGCCGTCTTGCGAGGTTGGGCTCGCTTGGGCGTTGCCAGCGGAGCCTTGCGCACGGCAGGACCGCGGCCAGACGGCCCGGGCCCCTTGCTTCGACCGATCGTCGTGCGGCGTGTCGCACCACCTTCCGCCGTGCTCGAGTGCGACGCGCGAAGCTTCGGCCGAGCGGCCTTCTTGCTTGCCGTCGAAACGGCAGTTTCGACCGCACGTCGCGGCGCGGGAGCATCCGAGCTTGCCGCTCGCGAGCGTTTCGTCGTCGTCGTTCGTTTTGCCGGAGCGGGCCGATCGCCCTGTTCGTCCGACCGCTTTCTCGTGACCAAATGTACCTCGCTGCCCCGACCAAGGGGCGAAACTTTACCGGGTGTGCCCCTCGCCAAACACGATCCACTTCCGGGCTGTCAGGCTTTCCAAACCCATGGGACCGTACGCGTGGAGCTTTGTCGTGGAAATGCCGATCTCGGCGCCTAGTCCTAGCTGCCCACCATCGTTGAATCGAGTCGACGCATTCACCAAAACGCAGCTCGCGTCCACTTCCCGCAAAAATCGTCGCGCCGTGGCCACGTCGTTCGTGCAGATCGCCTCGGTGTGTTGTGATCCGTATCGATCGATGTGGCCTACCGCTTCCTCGAACGAACCGACGATTCGTACGGCGAGGATCGGCGCCAGAAATTCGCGGCCAAAATCTTCGGGCGCGGCTGCTTTCACCGAAGGAAGCACCACACGCGTCGCCTCGTCACCGCGCAATTCCAATCCTTTGCTCGAGGCAAACTTGTTCAGTCGCATGAGGAACGTCAGCGCGATGTGTTGATGCACGATGACGCATTCGAGCGCGTTGCACACGCCTGGACGACTCAGCTTGCCGTTTTCCACGAGACGAAGCGCCATGTCGATGTCGGCGTGTTCGTCCACGAACAGGTGACAAACGCCCTTGTAGTGCTGAATCACGGGCACGCGGGCGTGTTCTGCGACGAATTGGATGAGCCCCTCTCCTCCGCGAGGAATCGCCAGGTCAATCATCCCTGACAAACCGACCAAGATCTTGATGTCTTCGCGATCCGTAGGCGGAATGATGATGACCCCATCCTCGGGCAAACCTGCCGAAACCAACGCCGCTCGGACGATGCTGCCGAGCTCTGCGTTCGATCGGGCAGCTTCTTTGCCACCGCGAAGGAGCGTTGCGTTGCCGCTCTTCAAGCAAAGAGCAGCGGAATCGACGGTCACGTTCGGCCGCGCTTCGTAGATCATCGCGATGACCCCGAGCGG is a genomic window of Polyangiaceae bacterium containing:
- a CDS encoding glutamate-5-semialdehyde dehydrogenase; this encodes MESNESSDRLKEFCVRARAAARVLARATRTQKDRALIAIAEGLEAAANDDSALRRANAEDVEAARAAGLSEAMLDRLHLDASRIAAMAAAVREIATFDDPVGEVLGMKQRPSGIEVGQVRIPLGVIAMIYEARPNVTVDSAALCLKSGNATLLRGGKEAARSNAELGSIVRAALVSAGLPEDGVIIIPPTDREDIKILVGLSGMIDLAIPRGGEGLIQFVAEHARVPVIQHYKGVCHLFVDEHADIDMALRLVENGKLSRPGVCNALECVIVHQHIALTFLMRLNKFASSKGLELRGDEATRVVLPSVKAAAPEDFGREFLAPILAVRIVGSFEEAVGHIDRYGSQHTEAICTNDVATARRFLREVDASCVLVNASTRFNDGGQLGLGAEIGISTTKLHAYGPMGLESLTARKWIVFGEGHTR